TTAGAACTCCAAATAGATACGCCGAAGTCGCTGTAATTCTTGCCATTCTCATGTTATTCCACCATGCTCGGAAAGACAGGTCTACTTTCAAGTATTCCCTGAGCGTCAGCATGTTGTAAGTCACAAAAATGGCCACTGGAATTAATATAGCCGGGTCCTGGACCTGCACTAATCGTCAATATCTTGTTAATGATGAATTGCTGGAAACACACAAACATAGTATCCAACAGATTTTATCCTCACCTTGGGTAAGAAATGCGAGTTAGCAATGATGCAATATGCAGGCAGAGCAGCATAGCATAGCTCAGGAACAGAGGTAAGCCCCCAAGAAAGCAAATAGATGTAGAATAAGTACAACCTGAACTGGAGGTTTCCGGTCAAGGTGAAAACTATGGGGTTGCTTTTGCTAACAAGGATTTCAAGCAGGCCAGTTGCCCACCTTTTCTGTTGAGTCATCGCTGCTGGGCCACCGGTTGGCGCACATCCTAAAAAGGCCGGTGGGTCTAGGAAATGGAAGTTGGATTTCCACCCTTTCTTATGAATATTTAAGCCAGTTAAGACATCTTCTGTCATGGATCCATATATCCATCCAAACTGAAATGTAAAAAGTAATCAAATTAATACACAAAGTTGATGCTCAAATGTAAATATTTTCTTAGGGTTTTTTCGACTAACCTTTGTTCCCCAGCTGGAACCAAATTCATAGTCGCAAGCTGCAACTTGGAACGATGCCTCGAGATAATCTGAAATGCTTTTTCGAATCCCCTTTTCGCCTTTCAGTGCATGAGTTGCTGATTCCAGAAACTCTTCTGATTTCCCGAACTCTTTCATCGCTTCATaatctgcttttttttttttgtgataaaaCAGAATAAGCCATTATGCATgttctttataattttaattaccaTCGGAGTTTTAAGGCTTttttagtaatatatatatatatatatattgaaacttCTTCAAGAGAAGATCGATAATGGTTCGGAACCTATTTCATTTCAGAGTATTCGTAAATAGAAAATATATTGCTAATTAAAAAGATTTGTTGGTAGTTAGGGATTAGTTTTAAAGTTTGTCTCACGCAGTCGATCGAACCACCAACTGATCGTGCACGAGTTTTATCTTTTACCTTCGTCGAGAGCTGTACAATTTGTGGAAGAAAAGTACTTCGAGGGAACTTTAACTTATGACATGTAGTCACGACATGCCATAGGTGAAGGGTTCAAACTCCACCAAGAGTGAGACGCTCATGTCCCCTTAGTGGGTGGTTATGCATCCACGGATTGCCCATTGCCTCGAGGTGTTTCCCCTTCCGTGAACTGTATATGACTTTCAATGTAGGCGAGGGACAAAATCCTAGCATGACCTAAGGACAATTCCTTCGATTGTTGGAGGTCCAATCGATTACTCGACAAATGATACTTCGAAGACTTCTCTCGAAAAAGTTGCTCTCCCCTCGCTTTTTATTTTTGAGGGAGGTCAACTCCTTTAAGAAAAGTCTTCAAAGTATTGTTCATCGTACATGAATGCATGACCCATTGCCTTGAGGTGATCCCCTCCGTACACCATACACGATTTTCGACAGAGGTGGGAACAAAATCCTGACATAACTTGAGAATAATACCTTTGATTGTTGGAAGTCCAACCAACTACCTAACAAACAACAGTTTAAAACTTCACCCGAACAAGTTACCTTTCAACATGATTAAAACAAAATATCTCTACAAATAAATGTTGGTCTAAGGTTCTTTGTAAATAAATTTTgtctattttattaattttagttaaaaataacgaattattctataaataattataattttgttttaaattcaaaACTCAAAGTAAGTTTAGAAAGGAAGAAGTACAATAGCAAATttgcaaaattaaaattaaaaattaaaaatactgtGAGACTATTTagatcttaattttaaaaaaattatttatgatGTGAGTGAAAAATTAGGTAAAAATATGcttataaaatattatagaaaaaaatttatgaaaagctttagttgaaataataaaattttgagaacTTATTTTATGTTCAAATATTAACATTATGTAGTTGTTCGAATATGTAGTTGTATTTACATGTTATTTGTACTTGTAAAACTTTttcctttaaaaaaataaaagaagctcTAACATTTAtggttttttaaattattttagatgtaaattatataatttttattttatataaaataaaaaaattgttaattttaaataatttattaactaaattGATATCAAATTAATATGTGACaccaaacaaaaaataaaagaaaatttatttacaattttataaaatttaaaagaatttcataaattttgtgattaataatttaaagaattaacaacaaaactatactcaaaagtaactctctctttttttttgacAGATACTCGAAGTAACTTTCATGTGAGCATAATAGGGAAACAATATCAGTTGTATTGTAAgtccaaaaaatttaaaatttaaatatgtataatGTATGTGAGCATAATATGAAATAACATAGGATTGAATTAAAAAAAGGAATATTACCGTTTATTGATGCAGCGTTATCAGGCCATACACCATAGATGACTTTTCGTCTATGGAAACATCCTGTTCCGGCATATGGAGGTCCTTGGAGTCCTGCTATTCCACGCCCTATATACTAGTACATATATGCAAAGTTCTCCAGTAATGACAAAAACAAAGTATATATGCATGTAAATGTAAAAGCAAAAGTAAAAGTAATGATGACTTACTTCCATCAAAACCACCATCTGGTTGCCATAGGGATCGTCCTTAGTGGCATTGTAGAAACATTGAGGATACTGGATAAATCCCATGTCCCTTTCGCTCTCACGCCCAACAAGCTGACACAATGCTTGACGAACCACTTGTGGATTGTTCACAAACATATCACAGTCTACGTTCAGCATGAGCGGCGCATTCGTCATCAACCCTGACACTCTACTCTGTTTTTCACATTATTATCAATTCAATCCCATTAAAATaagtaagatatatatatatatttttaatttttaatcccACTTGACTGTTTTTAGTCAAGGAAAATAAATtcttttatataataattaaGATTAAGATTTTATGAGGTATAAAATAATCATCTACAAAATTAACATTAAAACCAatcattaagaatatatatatatatatatatatatatatgacagtTTAGGAGATTTTACTTAAACCGCCGTCTCTAAATAACGTTATTAAAGATTTTTTcacataataattttaattagagataaatctcaaaaaaataattaatgtgttattttatatatcaattttgattttgtataattttataaataaaattttgatttgatctaattttacaaattgttaacataattattgatataacgtaattttatgtttatatattacacatataaataattatattaatctaatataaaataaatagagatatttatttatttaatgtgtATCACtggatcaaaattaaagtttaattgtaCATTTaaatcataatcaaaatttcatattaaaatttatgtattaaattgcacactaaatcaaaattaaaatataattttgaatttGTTTATAATATTCCTAAATAATTTCAAGaagaaattaaatgaaatatgagttCATATTTGTTCTTTGAAATATGTCTAGAAATTTGgtgttttatttttagattttaaaatttaagttgtaTTGTTATTTTGTTTACTAAATTTGTTGAAAAAACTCATTTGTTagctttaattttaataaaataattttaaatcaaaatatctctaacattttatttttcttatttttaggaAATGGAATATTCTGGACGAAAGTTTTTGGGAAGAATGGTCCGACCGAAAGTGTGTGTATTAAAAGAATTACCAGAACGTTCATAGCCCCAGCTTTGAAATGATGTCTATATTTTGGCCGTTTCTCTCTGGAAATATAAATCAAATGCGGCACGTCTTCCTCACAATTCTCGCCTATTATCTACAACAACACAATTCTTAACCATATTATATTTTGTTtccattttaatcataaaaatatacaacATTTGCCTCTGTTGAAACATAAATGAGTTACCTTTATTATGGTTGGATGGTTGCCGGTTTCAATGTTGGCGAAAACAGCAAAGTCGTGAGTTAGATTACATGGAGCTGATTTTCGGCTTGCTTCCTTTATTTTAAGGCAGAGGTGTTCATACTCGACCTACACCAAATAAAATTGTTGATACAATTTATCAACAGAAATGGAGAGATGGGAAAAGAAATGTCAAGGTAGGACGAGGGTGAAGAAGCAGAGAGATTAGGACCCCCAAATGGTCTGAAGTCTTGTCTTTTTTCATCATGCCAGGTCCGACTCGGGTCGGATCCCGGGTctgattattatataataaaaatataataatcgtataacaaaaatatataaatcctCCCCCAATACGTACCTTAATCTTTTCCCACTCCTCTTTGAATTCGAAATTCGGAGCGGATATGGATATAGGATCCTCCAAGAAGTATCTAAAGGGAGCTCTAACTTGTACTTTGTACTTCTTACAAAACGGAACCCAAAGCTTAGCAAACTTGGAAGATTCCACCAGAGAATAAAAGGTGAGAGCGGAGCAACCGTCGTCGGATACATAGCAAGCTAGCTTGTCCGCTGGATAGTCGACAGCCAGTAAAGAGAGAACGGTGTTGACGGTCATAATAGGCGGTTCTCGCACCGGATCTGCGGTAGTAACGAACATGTCTACCGCGGGAAGCTCCGGAAACCTGACAACAAATTATATGAACTACGTCTATGAGCCACTTATAAGCAATAATACATAATTAATCTTTGGCTGGTTTGTTTGCAATACCTTGGTTCAAGGTTCTGTGGGTAGGTTTTGATATCCACAGGACTCCATTTGGCGTTAACAATGAGAAACCAATAGAAAGTGAACCATGACTCGCATAAGAAAGCAAGGAGCCAGACAAATCCATGGGTTTTAAGAGACAGGAGACGATAGAAGAGGAGGGAAATGAGAAGGAAGAAGAGTGTGGTATCGAGTGCTCTTTGGATAGTGTTTTTACTAGCATTTTTGTGATACAAGGGGAAGGGGATTTCATTCGCCATTCATATACCTACAAGCACTTATGGGTGTTATCTGCTCGCTTCCTACCTTTCTTCTCCTGTTATAAACTGAGTGAGGCCGGCCAAGCTTGGATatgcttttctttttaatttgttttgtccttaatttaataatataaatctgACTTTatctataaaatatataaaaacattaataaaaatatttgtctggtgtgaaattataaagtaaaattaaaggttaaaatatattatGTTTCTATACATAGTGTATATTTGAAACTtgatatttttacttttatttttaaaattttagtccctcTAATTTTTGATATAAAAATTAAGTCTAATTATTATCACCTTTAAAATTATTCTAGTAAATTCTCTAGtgttacattttaaaatttaaaaaaattttaaaattcaaaaataaacttGATAGTCATATACTAATAAAAATAGGgttcaaaatattaattaagattTTTTCTTAAAACACTCATTCAAATTTGTCatgataattttttttctattgaGTAATGTTCTTAAGAAAAGTTAACATCAACTTTTTAAATGAAATAGCTAACAATAGTAACTTTTGAGACTAACTAATGACATTAAAAAAGTAAATGGATCAAATTATGTCAATAATAGATTAAATCACGAATTTCAAC
This is a stretch of genomic DNA from Gossypium arboreum isolate Shixiya-1 chromosome 11, ASM2569848v2, whole genome shotgun sequence. It encodes these proteins:
- the LOC108473927 gene encoding cellulose synthase-like protein B4, whose protein sequence is MANEIPFPLYHKNASKNTIQRALDTTLFFLLISLLFYRLLSLKTHGFVWLLAFLCESWFTFYWFLIVNAKWSPVDIKTYPQNLEPRFPELPAVDMFVTTADPVREPPIMTVNTVLSLLAVDYPADKLACYVSDDGCSALTFYSLVESSKFAKLWVPFCKKYKVQVRAPFRYFLEDPISISAPNFEFKEEWEKIKVEYEHLCLKIKEASRKSAPCNLTHDFAVFANIETGNHPTIIKIIGENCEEDVPHLIYISREKRPKYRHHFKAGAMNVLSRVSGLMTNAPLMLNVDCDMFVNNPQVVRQALCQLVGRESERDMGFIQYPQCFYNATKDDPYGNQMVVLMEYIGRGIAGLQGPPYAGTGCFHRRKVIYGVWPDNAASINDYEAMKEFGKSEEFLESATHALKGEKGIRKSISDYLEASFQVAACDYEFGSSWGTKFGWIYGSMTEDVLTGLNIHKKGWKSNFHFLDPPAFLGCAPTGGPAAMTQQKRWATGLLEILVSKSNPIVFTLTGNLQFRLYLFYIYLLSWGLTSVPELCYAALPAYCIIANSHFLPKVQDPAILIPVAIFVTYNMLTLREYLKVDLSFRAWWNNMRMARITATSAYLFGVLTIVLKLLGLSDTVFDVTQKNDEASEDEDDDEINGTAKFTFDESPIFVPGTTLLLVHLTALLSLCLGLRPLVHKDGQGSGVGLGEVLCSLWVVLCFRPFMKGLFRIGKYGLPSSTIFKSTSLALVLVCLGTASWA